The window GGCCCAGGCGAAAGGCCAAACCACCTGTTGGGACGGGGTGCGCAACTATCAGGCCCGCAATTTCATGCGCGAGATACGGCTGGGCGACCAAGCGTTTTTTTATCACAGCAACGCCGCGCCGCCCTGCATCGTCGGCAGCGTCGAAATCGTCAAGCAGGCCTATCCCGATCCCACGCAATTCGATCCCAAAGATCATCATTACGATCCGAAAAGCAAAATGGATAGCCCGGCCTGGGACATGGTGGACGTCAAGCTGGTCGAGATTTTCCCGCGCGCGCTGGGCCTGGATGAACTGCGCGAAGTGCCGGAACTGGAAGGCATGGAACTCTTGCGGCGCGGTTCACGTTTGTCGGTACAACCGGTCAGCCCTGAACAATGGAAAGTCATTGTCAAACTGGCCAAACGTAAGAAATAACATTCGGGACATGTTTGCCAGAGAGGCACGGAGGCACGGAGGAAAAACAGCAATTCCCTGCTCACTTAGAAATCCTCTGTGTCTCCGTACCTCTCTGGCAAACTCCCCTTGTCTTACCTTTTCAAAGGAGCATCCCAATGGCAGCACGTGTCGCACATTTTGAAATTCACGCTGAAAACCCCGCACGCGCTATCGCGTTTTACACCCAAACGCTGGGCTGGGAATTCCAGCAATGGGCCGATCAACCGTATTGGCTGATTTCCACCGGCCCCA of the Acidobacteriota bacterium genome contains:
- a CDS encoding EVE domain-containing protein, with the translated sequence MPKRYWLLKSEPEAFSIQDLAQAKGQTTCWDGVRNYQARNFMREIRLGDQAFFYHSNAAPPCIVGSVEIVKQAYPDPTQFDPKDHHYDPKSKMDSPAWDMVDVKLVEIFPRALGLDELREVPELEGMELLRRGSRLSVQPVSPEQWKVIVKLAKRKK